TAAGAGAGTTATAGGTTCGACTTATAAGAATAAGATAGTCTCTTTTTAATGTGAtataaaaatctttcaaaaataatcctttaaacttaattatataCAACATATATAGTTATGGGCTCTGGCTCATAGCCAAACCTAGatatatctaattttatttttttgcctctttagattatttttcttttcacttatgtattttttttttcaaatgataaaatgagAATAAATTGATGAGACTTTTTGTATATTGTACAAAAGTTGggtgattatatatattttttttcatttgagattGGATTGGTTGAATATTTTTCTGCTAGCGTTGGATTCTGCTGCCTATCAGGACTCAATAATGTTGGCCCATGCTGTAAGGCAGGATCCAATAAGGTCAGACCCTATCTTTATTATGATCTAATAGCGTTGGGTTTTATTGCCATCAGGACCATATAGAGTTGGGTTGCTATCAGACCCAAGGCATTTAATATATTctctttattctttatattttttatatttcaaaaaaaaataattactgttGATTTGTTGTTGCGGAGTGTATATCAATatgcttgtatatatataaaaagaaaaggcattgcCAAATTATTTGGATAGATTGTGATTCTGCAAAATCACggttatattaaaatcatgGTTTAAAAATAGCaggttttttaaaacaaaattcctaTTACAATATAATGTGAAACTCAACAAAGTCCTCTGTACGCTCAAACACTTGGATGGAAGACTTGATGCCTTtccttatcaaataaaaaaaaaaaaaaaaacctgaagcTTTTTGTACATAATAAATTCGCAGGAGTCAACAATGTGCAACCTATGTAcatgagaaaatattttgatgttataatataaaaagtaatttaaaaaaataaaaaaaaaattattttaatagatttttaaataaaaaatactttaaaaaataactataactacAATATCAAATTAGTTGTCTAACAAGTTCTTCTTGATCAAATCATCACAATCATTATAATATAacgttaaaaaattaataattatttttttaagtgttttttttattaaaaatacattaatataatatctttttattttttaaagaattatttttttacaacaacacatcaaaacacacaaaaaaactaaaaaaataaaaatttataaaaacattgtttatacCATAAAGACAACCTAACTTTATTGTTGGAAAGACTAGgagaaataaaatgttaaaagaaaacattgaagaaaaaatcaactttaaaatgcatttcaagcaaaaacaaatagtaattaaaaataataagaacaaaattgatataaatacaaattaaacatgacacatttaatttttaaaagagcCAACATGAAACTTGAGGCtaggagaaagagaagagggaggaaacgaaaaaaaaagtcatgcaTATATACCTGACCACTAGAAAAAGGATGTTGTAATGCTTCTAACACCGTCATAAAAAGCAGTGTTTGTCCGCTAATAAATGTTGCATGTGCTGCTCAAAGAGTGCGGGCATCTTCCAGACACCAGCATCaaccactttttattttttaatcatatttatatttttaaaagactaAAATGCTCCTAATTTATattgattataactaaaaagccatgataaaaatacaaaaaaaaccctgaacattatttttaatttttttgtatttaagaGCAATATAATCATTTCACTATACTATCAAAAtgttaaaagaataaaacaccCATAATcctagttttaaaaatgtttaaaaacttatttatcttcatttaacatgataataataaacggattacataaaaaaaaaaaatattgtttttaataactgattaaatgattttattttaaaagagcAAAATAGTGACGTCATTATTTTAATGCACAATTATATGTGTCTTTAATGTACAATAAACTACGAagctgttagtttttttattttttatttttatagacaaAGCAATGATTTCAGTTTTCATGGGTCTTATCATGCATAAGAGATAAAAGATGGACGCGTGTTTAGTTTTCGTTTCCAGTTGAAAATGAGGGTGGGGTGGATTTAGTGTTTCAGCTCGCTTGTTTCTCGGCtggttcataaaaaataaaaataaaagtcttCATGGGTGAAATTTCACCGGGTCATCCAGATTCTGATGGACCCGGTACGTCAAGCGGTTTTGTTAAGCCAATAATTActggtttaatttttaattgatacaGATCCAGCCAAAGGCCACATGTCaccaaacaaatcataaaaataaaaaagcaaataataaacaCAACCATTATAATAATACTAGTCTTGATACCCGCGCGAaatctgtaatatttttttttgcacatgTTATATGGGAATAGATAGTATATTCACAAAGTTAGTTGCAAAAGTCAAGTTCAGATAGTTAACAAAGTTAGTTGCAAAAGTTAGTTCAAGCATAACAAAAGCAGTGAGAGGTAAATATTTTATGCTTTATACATATAGGTAGAGAATTGGACGTGAATGAGCAGCAAGCTGTATCAACAACGCAGATGGTGAAGACGCCCAATCAGGTTGTGATGTTGGAAAAGCAAGCATTGACTAACCCAATGTTAATTGGCTTCCTATTGGAAAAAATCAGTGAACTgtaagttataaattttatacagcaacaaatattaaatttttattaaagataaatcagTAATGAGAAATGAAGATGTAATTATTGTTGAGCATGTGAGTTCATAAAGAAGGGAAACTAATTAGAAGTAGATGCTTACTTTTTCAGGTGATGAAACGGAGAGGCGCTGCTTCTTTGAAAGTTGAGGTGCAGGATTGTCATCATCTTTGTAGAGATGCTCCTTTGATGAGTCTTCGTTGAAGGGTTTTGGGTGGGGAAGCTGGGTGTTGAATCATATGTTGAAAGGAAGTACTTAAGGAATGGGAAATGTAAACAATGTGAATGAAAgacaaaacaatttatttattagtagaACAATTAAGTAATAACTTTCATAGGATGAATGTAGAACAAATATGAGATAGTGGTGTCTTGGAAGTTAATatcttgaaatcaaaaaataagaataaaaataatgatatagctGAAAAAAGATTCCACGGGATGATATTTGCATGCCaaataagatattaagaatGAAAGGGAAGACTATTTATAAAGTTGTTGATCAGGCAAGGAATAATTACTAAAGGAATGCATATCAAAGAAATGAGATAGTGGCCTCCGCTGGTGTGTCATGTTTGCACtgaaattatttgttatgtGTGGGGAGGCAAAGCAAACCTGTCGTGTGGCTCAGCATCATTGAAGGTTAGTGCTCTTTTTGACTGGCGATGGCAGCTGTCATAGAACGTGTCTTTTTGTGGAGAGGTGTCATGCTGTGAAGCTGGAGTCTGAATCTGAGATTGATCTACATCCAAGGGATCTGCAACGTTTGGTGTTGGAGGGGTGAAAGTCCTTGAACTTCCAGCAGCAGAGGTTATTGAGGCTGGCGTGTCAATGTTTTTAATGGGGCTAGGTGGGCTAACAGATGCTTCAGTTGGTATTTCATCAAAGATGTTGCAAACATATATCTCACATCTGCCGAGAACAGATTTGCATGCTCCAAATCGAAgctgaaatatttttgtcttgtttaatttctcaatcattTGAGGTGGAACAGTAAATGGGTCAGTGAATTGTTTGTCGAACACCAAATGATGAGCTGaagcattgaaaaaatactCAGCTGTCTTGccagagagaagaaaattcGTGACATCTTGACCATCGCTGACGATGCAGTTAAGTCTGAACCTAAAAGATATGAAAAGGAGCTCCagttaagaatgaaataaaagcaTGTGTTAATATATGTTTCAGCTGAAAATTCAAGGATGTTTTGGTATGCATATTAGTTGAACCATGGGATCGGTGCAGAGGATGGATAGTCATGCTCCATGCATCGCAAATTATTAGGGAGTCCAGAGAGTGGCTTGTTGCAATCTGGACAGCTTTGACACCACCATCCCTTGAAGAGATCATAATCAACTATGAAAGCTTTACATGTAAATCTTTCATTCTGCAGGTGTCAATTAAAGCACAaagtcatacatttttttttcataaaaatgaaGGCTATGCAGTGTTGGCGATTGCCAACAACAGtgtaatcataatattatagGGGTTTGGAACCAGCcatcagatataaaattataggcCTTGAACTTCTATGCCATGATTCTTGATCCTAGACACTATATTTGACGATCTATCTATATTAGACAATTGCTGGGATTGGGCATCACGACATGAATTGCAATAAGTAACATTTAAAGAATAACATAATAGATACCTTGTGTTCGTATGGGTCCATACAGAGGATCTCTCTTATTGTTCTTCTATTTTCATTTATCTGAGTTTCCAATGAGAGGACAGCTCCTGATGATGGAGGCAACTGGTGTAAGTCAACAACCATTTGAGCATAGctacaaaaagataaagaaaaaggtgttgagaattaatttaaacattaatacataaattggattttaacAAATGCAAAAGGTTCGAAGAATATAGAAATTTACTAATGCTTGTATGCTAATAATTCTGGTATGTCCGGGTTAAAATACCAAACTGAAGCTGCGGTGCCAATTAGATTTGCAGATCCTATAAAAAATGTAACAACCACATATTTATCGGTGTATATTTAATGTGAAGAGGTTATGAAATTTGAACCGAAAAGCTAATAACATTGAATGATGGTAGGCTTGATGATAGAACGAAGGAAACCTCTAAATTCAGAGACACGAAAACCAGCAAAAGCAACGATAAGAGGAGAATCTTGTTCTTCTAAAGAAGCGTCGTCAAAGCTTCGAGCAATGTCACCCCATAAAGTGATACGAAGCTCCTCgcctctaaacaaaataaaagtatattagACTAATGCTAGGAggaattcaatataataaataatttgaatttatcatTAACCGTATATTTTCAAGGATGAACTCCCTTTTGTCTTCAAGTGTTTGCCCCCGAACCAAAATCTTTTCAATTGGTTGTATTGCTTTCAGCCTACCGAGAAcatctatataaataattgaatagtCATGTCAGTGGAAtgaaaaaactatgcatgatacAGTTTGGTACATAAGGGTAAGAATGAAGAACACCTGTGAGAAGTCttgatcctttttctttgttaaggACATGTGCAAAATCTG
This genomic stretch from Populus alba chromosome 19, ASM523922v2, whole genome shotgun sequence harbors:
- the LOC140955054 gene encoding uncharacterized protein produces the protein MVVDLHQLPPSSGAVLSLETQINENRRTIREILCMDPYEHKNERFTCKAFIVDYDLFKGWWCQSCPDCNKPLSGLPNNLRCMEHDYPSSAPIPWFRLNCIVSDGQDVTNFLLSGKTAEYFFNASAHHLVFDKQFTDPFTVPPQMIEKLNKTKIFQLRFGACKSVLGRCEIYVCNIFDEIPTEASVSPPSPIKNIDTPASITSAAGSSRTFTPPTPNVADPLDVDQSQIQTPASQHDTSPQKDTFYDSCHRQSKRALTFNDAEPHDRFALPPHT